A single Capra hircus breed San Clemente chromosome 13, ASM170441v1, whole genome shotgun sequence DNA region contains:
- the BPIFA1 gene encoding BPI fold-containing family A member 1 isoform X1, whose product MWSTQPDTWLRANALAVAVHSLMCWGGGRQWMGSSLVSVPQWSFPQILSERMFQIGSLIVLCGLLAQTTALLETLPVPLDQNLPLAVTPALAPSPTDLAGSLTGALSNGLLAEGLLGILENLPLLDILKTRGNAPSGLLGGLLGKVTSLTPLLNDIIDLKITNPQLLELGLVQSPDGHRLYVTIPLGMILNVKTPLVGSLLKLAVKLNVTVELLAVTDEQKRVHLVVGDCTHSPGSLQISLLDGLGPLPIQSLVDNLTGILNNVLPELVQGKVCPLVNAVLSRLDVTLVHSIVNALIHGLEFVIKV is encoded by the exons ATGTGGAGCACTCAGCCTGACACCTGGCTCAGAGCAAATGCCTTAGCTGTTGCTGTTCACTCTCTGATGTGctggggcgggggcaggcagTGGATGGGTTCCTCTCTAGTATCTGTGCCACAGTGGTCCTTTCCGCAGATACTGAGTGAGAGGATGTTTCAAATCGGGAGCCTCATTGTCCTCTGTGGGCTGTTGGCCCAGACCACGGCCCTGCTAGAAACCCTGCCCGTGCCCCTCGACCAGAATCTGCCCTTGGCTGTGACTCCAGCCCTGGCCCCGAGTCCCACAGATCTTGCTGGAAGCTTGACAGGTG CTCTCAGCAATGGCCTGCTCGCTGAGGGTCTGTTGGGGATTCTCGAAAACCTTCCGCTCTTGGACATCCTGAAGACCAGAGGGAATGCTCCCAGTGGCCTGCTGGGGGGCCTGCTTGGGAAAGTGACTTCACTCACCCCTCTCCTGAACGACATCATTGA TTTGAAGATCACTAACCCTCAGCTGCTGGAACTTGGCCTTGTGCAGAGCCCTGATGGCCATCGTCTCTATGTCACCATCCCTCTGGGCATGATCCTCAATGTGAAAAC GCCCTTGGTGGGGAGTCTGTTGAAGCTGGCTGTGAAGCTAAACGTCACCGTGGAACTCTTAGCTGTGACAGATGAGCAGAAGCGTGTCCACCTGGTTGTTGGCGACTGCACTCACTCCCCTGGCAGCCTGCAAATCTCCCTGCTTGATGG ATTGGGTCCCCTCCCCATTCAAAGCCTTGTTGACAACCTCACTGGCATCTTGAATAATGTCCTTCCTGAGCTGGTGCAGGGCAAG GTGTGCCCCCTGGTCAATGCAGTTCTCAGCCGCTTGGACGTCACTCTGGTACATTCCATTGTCA
- the BPIFA1 gene encoding BPI fold-containing family A member 1 isoform X2, with amino-acid sequence MFQIGSLIVLCGLLAQTTALLETLPVPLDQNLPLAVTPALAPSPTDLAGSLTGALSNGLLAEGLLGILENLPLLDILKTRGNAPSGLLGGLLGKVTSLTPLLNDIIDLKITNPQLLELGLVQSPDGHRLYVTIPLGMILNVKTPLVGSLLKLAVKLNVTVELLAVTDEQKRVHLVVGDCTHSPGSLQISLLDGLGPLPIQSLVDNLTGILNNVLPELVQGKVCPLVNAVLSRLDVTLVHSIVNALIHGLEFVIKV; translated from the exons ATGTTTCAAATCGGGAGCCTCATTGTCCTCTGTGGGCTGTTGGCCCAGACCACGGCCCTGCTAGAAACCCTGCCCGTGCCCCTCGACCAGAATCTGCCCTTGGCTGTGACTCCAGCCCTGGCCCCGAGTCCCACAGATCTTGCTGGAAGCTTGACAGGTG CTCTCAGCAATGGCCTGCTCGCTGAGGGTCTGTTGGGGATTCTCGAAAACCTTCCGCTCTTGGACATCCTGAAGACCAGAGGGAATGCTCCCAGTGGCCTGCTGGGGGGCCTGCTTGGGAAAGTGACTTCACTCACCCCTCTCCTGAACGACATCATTGA TTTGAAGATCACTAACCCTCAGCTGCTGGAACTTGGCCTTGTGCAGAGCCCTGATGGCCATCGTCTCTATGTCACCATCCCTCTGGGCATGATCCTCAATGTGAAAAC GCCCTTGGTGGGGAGTCTGTTGAAGCTGGCTGTGAAGCTAAACGTCACCGTGGAACTCTTAGCTGTGACAGATGAGCAGAAGCGTGTCCACCTGGTTGTTGGCGACTGCACTCACTCCCCTGGCAGCCTGCAAATCTCCCTGCTTGATGG ATTGGGTCCCCTCCCCATTCAAAGCCTTGTTGACAACCTCACTGGCATCTTGAATAATGTCCTTCCTGAGCTGGTGCAGGGCAAG GTGTGCCCCCTGGTCAATGCAGTTCTCAGCCGCTTGGACGTCACTCTGGTACATTCCATTGTCA